The following coding sequences are from one Luteimonas sp. S4-F44 window:
- the phaR gene encoding polyhydroxyalkanoate synthesis repressor PhaR — protein sequence MGATRIIKKYPNRRLYDTEISSYITIEDVRQLIVDGENFEVRDAKSGEDLTRSVLLQIISDQESDGEPVLSTQLLSQIIRFYGDSMQGFMGSYLERSMQVFLDQQQQFRQQMGGLLGQTPWAMMNQLTERNLEMWKEFQKTMTGGVHNDRPGDKRGR from the coding sequence ATGGGCGCCACGCGCATCATCAAGAAGTACCCGAACCGTCGGCTCTACGATACGGAAATCTCCAGCTACATCACCATCGAGGACGTGCGCCAACTCATCGTCGACGGCGAAAACTTCGAGGTGCGCGACGCCAAGAGCGGCGAGGACCTGACCCGCTCGGTCCTGCTGCAGATCATCTCCGACCAGGAGTCGGACGGCGAGCCGGTGCTCTCGACCCAGCTGTTGAGCCAGATCATCCGCTTCTACGGCGATTCGATGCAGGGGTTCATGGGCAGCTACCTGGAACGCTCGATGCAGGTCTTCCTGGACCAGCAGCAGCAGTTCCGCCAGCAGATGGGCGGCCTGCTGGGGCAGACGCCGTGGGCGATGATGAACCAGCTCACCGAGCGCAATCTGGAGATGTGGAAGGAGTTCCAGAAGACCATGACCGGCGGCGT